The following DNA comes from Naumovozyma dairenensis CBS 421 chromosome 4, complete genome.
TGAACGTATCAGTGTTACTTGTTCTTGGGGTACAGGTATATTGAATGAAGCTCATTGGAGTGTTGCTGGTGAATTTTCTGCTGCTTTAACTGATTGTGCTAAATGGCTAAATGGTGTCGGTATCGGTGCTCGTTATGATGGATCTTACCGAAAGGGTAATGATGGGTCTTATTATATTGGTTCTTGTGCTAACAACGAAGATATCAATTCATGGTCatatgaaagaagaaacaacaCAAGAAGATATGTTGAAGCACAATTAGATGCATTTGAAATGAGAGGAGGATGGATTATTTGGTGTTACAAAACTGAAACAAGTTTGGAATGGAGTGTAcaaaatttgattcaaaataatttgtTCCCACAACCAATTACTGATAGATTGTATCCAAATCAATGTGGTACAAAGtaataattgattattCAGTTATTAAGAACACCTTTTTGCATGAAAAAAATGCCCATATTAACCATATGGAGtagtttcaaaaatataatattcctCTTATACATAAAACATTCAAAGCGACAAAAAGAATACTAATGAAACCGAAAAACACAAAAAATGAaggaaacaagaaaagCATTACAAGATAAATCAAAAAGATAAGTATTTCAAACTTTTTCACTTCACATATACTTGttcctttttttaatttatttctttatttctaCATATAATCTACATTTCATTCAAGCTTatgattaaataataattaaaaaaaaaaaacttcacattttttttgtaaataagCTAAACTTTTTTAAGTGTGAACCCAGTAGGACGTTAACCACGCAGGACAACAAAGTAAGTTGcatgtttttgttttgatcCCACTTGTGGCCTTGCCTTTACTATACCAGAGCTTTCTTCCTCTTAACATCTATTCTATTCTTTCCCTGTGTGTGTGTATATGTATGTGTCACAAATTGGCAGTGTGTCGCAgcaataattttttttgtttaacAAAAACGAAAAATGTTTACGCATCGCATACGCGTAAAGTCGCAAAGACTACGtacaatttcttcttctttaaagCTACAGTTATTTGGTGATGGATGAATGGGAGTGAGGGATATACATATATCTTGTACAAACAACCAGACAAATAGACAAACAACCAAGAAGAAGGGGAAAGGCTAGATCTATAACAGGCTGCATATGATCATAGATTTTCTTAGAAGGACCTACAATCTATAATACGAACCAGCGTCCATAAACAACAGGTTGATATCTATCTGTCCTTCCGTATATAGACAATAACGgaaaagaaaggaaaaggagAAACATGACTACAGCTTTGCCAACTATCGATCTCACGTTGGAAGATTCAGACTCTGATGCTGATGAAAATTACGATATCTTCCATTCCTTTCATAATACTTCAGATCCTAGAAATAAAACTATCGAGACTTCACATGTAGACGCAAAGAAACATGATAATGTTAATttagatgataataaatcatccTTACCCTCTTCTGCTTCAACAAGTTTGAATATGGATCTCACCACTGAGAAGCTTGAAAACGATTATGAAGATGTCGccaataaaaataatattaacgatgatgatgacttTTTCCCTGTGAATGATGACAGTGATACAGACAGTCAAAAATACTTTGATACAAATCCCACCTTCATAGAAGATAACAATTTAGAAACAAATGTCGCCAGCAATAATACTGACTTAATCGAAAGTGGTTCAGGATCTACGAACCCAACGGTAGCTCCAACCCCGATTCCTCAAatagaattgaaaagtaaTTCACCACTTATAATACGAACCGATCAGGAAGGGAAACGATCATCATATGAAATTCCATCCATAAATAAAAGAAGGCTGAGTGATACCACACCTGACATTACTAAACAAGATACTCCGGTAACGAATGAAGAACCtgtttccaaaaaattaaCTGTACAAGCTTACTCAAAATCGTACCCGTACCCAGCTGCGTCAGCCCCATCAGATAAAAATTCCATCATTGTCCTatcagatgatgaagatgaaggaAATGAAGGAAATAACATAGTGGAGACAAGTACTACTCCTACTACCACTAATGAAAACAGCaaaaggaaagaagaatCCAAAGATATTCTTCCTTCAAACCCACAAcgaaaagaagaacaatttgaaagaaaatcaatACCAATTCCTTTTCGTAGAGATAAAAATCAGGATAGAGCACCAATACACCCCTTTCACGACACTATTCTCGAAGATACCCTAAAGAGTCCTGTACAACCTGGTCAATTCATGGATATGgaacaatataataattatatgaatAAAATGAATCGTTATGAAAATCGACTAAGAGAATCATTGACCAATACGGAAAATCAAGTTAAAATCCTAAAGAGAAGATTGACCTTTAGGGAGGAGGAACTTAAAGATATACAAAAGAAATGTGATTCTTTATCTAAACGTTTAGTGGGTAGTTCAAGGACAAGACAATTATTGTTAGACGATGCCAAGCAAACTTTGAAAACAGCAAAAGAGAAAAGAGATAATACGAGAGAAAAACTACGTCAACAAACTGGTGTAGCTTCAGATCAAACACgtaaattaattgaatttgttgaattgaaaaatgaaaaagtcAAAGAAGCTCAACAATCATTCACAATAACACAAAAGGATAATGTGACTCAAAATGTAGTAATGGAAagacaaaaattattaaaggaaaaggaagatTTGGCCAATATGGTGAAAGAAGGTTCATTGAGTCTGGGAACGTTTGCTCAATTGAGTAAAGATATACAAACAAAATTAGATAACTTAGATGTTCAAAAGAATCAACAAAATCtggaacaacaacagcGACAAACAACGGCAAAACCAAATGAAGATTTATATATCAAATCTCTTGATACGGCTAAGAATTTATTGGCTAAGAATTCATCCAGGACAGAATTGACCAAAAGAATGTTATATTCACATATGgatcttttaaaaaattacaagaaaatatttgaagacGGTAGACCATGTTCCGTGGATTTAAGAAAACGTGCTAGAGAATCTGCTgaaactttattttctaatggTGTCAAGATGCCAATTGTTTTCGAAACACTACAAGATTATGGTATTagatttttgaaaaatggcATATTAACTACTGATAGACGTGCtcaatatttcaaaagtCTTCATGTGGCACGTGAATTagtttctaattctaatagAACAACTGATgtgaaattcaaaatatacGATTCATTAACTTCATTAGAACAATTTAGATCTTCCATCGATACTGGTATACCGCCTACTTTAGAAtccaaaattaaaatagggaaagaaattcaagaattgaaagCCCAAGGtttgaaaatggaaaaattatatgctaatttggaaaaatatggTGTTTGCACGACTAAGGAAACATTGATTAAACAAATGGAGCAAAATCCTTCACCAAATTTTTATAATGATGGGAATGATCCTTTCAGTTATATGACAAAGGAAGCTTGGGGTATCTTGGGAAATAAAACCGATCTAAACTTATCAAGAAGTTCTAATCCTTCCTCTTCTGGAATGGAATATGTCAAAGATCAATATCGTGTAGCTAACGTTATGGCTGCTGATGATCAAGAACATATCAGagaattattacaaaatgtTAAACAATCAGAATCTGAAATCGAAGGTGAAGCACTAACACCAGAAGATATGACTGTCAATCTTTTAAGGCATCAAAAATTAGGTTTACATTGgttattgaaaattgaaCAATCAAGGAAGAAAGGTGGATTATTAGCGGATGATATGGGTCTCGGTAAGACAGTTCAGGGTATTGCACTAATGTTAGCCAATAGGTCAAAGGATGAATCTAGAAAAACCAACCTTATTGTTGCTCCCGTGGCTGTTCTACGTGTATGGCAAGGTGAATTGGAAACTAAAGTTAAAAAGCAAGGTGCATTCAGTACCTTTATTTATGGTGGGAATAACAAAGTTTCTAGTTGGAAAGATTTAGCTCGATATGATGCTGTCATGGTATCTTATCCAACATTAGCCATTGAATTTAAGAAACATTGGCCAACTAAATTAGGTAAAGAGTCGAAAGATTTACCACCAGTTCCAGATGTACGTGCCATGAATTCattagaaagaaaaagacGAATTATTTTTCCCCCGTTCTTTACTAATAAAATCCTAACTTTTTTTAGAATTATTCTTGATGAAGGtcaaaatattaagaataaGAACACTAAAGCTGCGAAGGCATGTTGTACACTTGATGGGATTTATAGATGGGTCTTTTCTGGTACACCGATTCAAAATAGCATGGACGAATTGTATTCTTTGGTTAGATTTCTAAGAATTGCACCTTATCACAGAGAAGAAAGGTTTATGGCTGATATTGGTAGACCATTCCTTCGAAACAGAAGTGGATCATATGATGATCAAGATAAAAAGCAAGCCATTAAAAAAGTTAGAGTTTTACTGTCTGCTATCATGTTACGTCGTACGAAGACTGATAAAATTGATGGTAAaccattattagaattacCTGGTAAAGAGGTTGAAGTGAATACATCTAAATTAGAAGGAGAAGAACTCGAATTTTATACAGATTTGGAAACTAAGAATCAAAAGAAAGCTGCCATATTGATGAGGCGGAAAGCTCGTGGTGGCTATTCGAATGTTTTGACGTTGTTGTTACGTTTAAGACAAGCTTGTGTTCATCCTGAATTAGTCATGATTGGTGAAAGGAAAAGTGAGGGTACCAAAGTTGCCAATGGgaaaagttttgaaaatgattggTTAAGGCTATTCTATCTCGTCAGCCGGCTCAGTTCTCAGGTTAAAAACACGGTAGAAGCCAGTACAGATTCTATGACATGTTTTGTTTGTATGGAACAATTAGAGCTGGAATCAACGTCGATATTAACTGGATGTGGACATATGATGTGTGAAGCATGTTTTGATCCATTCTATGAAGAAGCTTCAACATCTACAGATGCCAAACTACATGATGACGGAACTGTATATTTACCATGCAAAGAATGTCAAAAATTAACTAATGAAAATTCCATCGTTTCCTACAGATTATATGACCAAGTTATCAATCAAGGTTTTACTAGAGAAATGTTATACGAAGAATACAAGAGTGCGATGGAAATCCAAAAGGATAATACTAAAAACAATTATAGAATAGATTTTAACCACTTGGAACCATCtcaaaaaatgaaacaatgTTTTGATGTTATTAATGAAGTATTTGAGAATTCAAGTACGGATAAGattgttattttttctcaatttacatctttctttgatatttttagtCATTTCTTGgaaacaaaattgaaagtgCCTTATTTACTGTACACAGGTGCCTTGTCTGGTCAAAAAAGATCTGATATCATTTCAAGGTTTTATCGTGAGGCAGAACAAAGAATACTATTAATTTCCATGAAGGCTGGTAATTCTGGTTTAACATTAACTTGTGCTAAccatgttattattgtgGATCCATTCTGGAATCCATTTGTGGAAGAGCAAGCCCAAGATCGATGTTATAGAATTAGTCAAACGAAGGAAGTTCATGTTCATCGTCTATTTATTAAGAATTCTGTTGAAGATAGAATTGCAGCATTACAAGACAAAAAGAGGGAAATGGTTGATGCTGCTATGGACCCAAgtaaaatcaaagaaatcaatagGTTAGGTGCCCGTGAATTAGGTTTCTTGTTTGGTTTGAACGCATTGAATTGATGCCGgtaatacaaaaaaattgcaATTATAAACTACACTTGTCTAAAAAAAACACAGAACAGAAGTATTGTAATTATAGAAATTCTCACACTTGTCATTTATTTCGAttgtatatttatattttatatctatttatcattaatcttttatatattccaaaattacaattgaaCCCATTCATTTAGAAAACGTCAAGTGACTGAAATTGTTTCTCCTTGGGTTCTGTCTACGGTAAGGATTGTTCCGaagattgaaatttttttggaaatacagatatatatatatatataaaagggGCATTCAAAGGTGAACTGGAATAAACTTTTGAGGCATTTTTctgttattgttatcaaCTTGAGAAGTTAAGCtaatataaaaaagaaatattatataccACACACAATGCCCGAATTATTAAAGAGAATTGCCTTTGAAGTAGCTGGGAATCCAGATGAAAGAACTTTCACATTATCTTCAGGATCAAATGATGGTCATTATTTATCCTTAAGACCCCTTGTCAAACCAAGAACTCCTGAAGGAAAGGAATTCCCATTCGAATGGGCCTTTGCTGGTactaataaagatattacCGTGACTCCAATTGAAGGTAGTGAAAACACTGTTAAACAAGATTTTAACTTTTGGATTGACATCAATGCTTATTTGAATGTGCCAAATACACATAGAGGTGTCGTTAACACTGTTTGGACCACTTGGGATTCTGGTTGTATCAAGGAAGCTGGTGAAGTTTTCCCATTCGGTAAAGATAAACAAGCCGTAccatttattgaattgtGGCAACCAATAGATGCCAACAAAGAGGATTTGGTAATTGTTCAAGAATCAAACAAAACTCTAAAGTCAATTGTCTTAAAGATTGATGACTCAGAATACTCTGGTCTTGTTATCGTCGTTGGTAAATGGGTACAAGGGATCCTAATTAAGAAAAGTGATGGTACCAAGAAGGGACTAAACTTCATGAGATTGCAAGAAGCCTCAAACGGCTCCTATAAATCGTTAATCGAGTACGGTATTGATAGTTCCAAGTTCCCAAAAAAGTTTGATTCGTTGGAAAAGGATGCAGTTTTGAGTGTTGCTGGTTTGAACTGGACTGTTATTGAAGCTACTTATTGAGTTGCATGGCAAATTTTTTCCCACAATTTTAGCAATTAGGAACAACAATgactatatattttatataaatgttagtcaatatattgaataGAATAGAACTTATTAGCTAAAATTCGTTGCCTTGTAGTTATTAAGGATAGAAATTGTGTAAAGTAAAACGTGATATTTCGAgtcatttctttttaatttttggtGCCGTTTCGGACATTTTTATAGGCAAGGctaaacaattgaaaaaatatcaaaaaatttCTCGAACAGTCAAATAGAATTAGAATCTATAAAATGATGAGCACATTCAATCGGAAACGATTCGATAAGTATCTGCTTTCGCTAACTTTTAAAGTCTATTCCATTCTTttttacaattttttcatttctaaaACTATTAAACACGCACTCCTAGAAATCAGCTGCTTCATTGACCTTATGACTCAATCTAAATCCAAGATCATTGTCTTACCTACACCAAGTTTAAAAACATGTCCCGTATCAACTATTCAACAGTTAGTTGATATAATTAACAAAGGTTACGAAAAACCAATGATTAAATATAACTTAGTCCAAACGCAGAGAATTAGAGGACCAGCCGTTTTCTTCCAAGAACTAGCTCTTGCAGATGATCGTTCCTTATTGTATCTGACGGTCAAAGATACCGAAGAAGTTTCTGGAGCTTTACAGGAAGACACTACTATTGGTGACTACGAATTTTTCACAATAAAATCCAATGAATCATACAACTTCACTCCTGACAATGTTCAGGCAACCATAGCATATAGACCTAACCCACAAGATGACGCACCAAACACTTTTGAAGTTACAGCTTTTACGTCATTTATTAGGAATGGTGGTTTGGATATATTCAATGCAACTTTACCtcatttcaagaaaattgaCCAAAAATGTGATAGACTTTTGGTTAAAGTCATTGCCGATCATGAATTGGTACCATActatgaaaataaattggaCTTTATAGAGACTCATAGAGTCCTAGTTCCAAAATcacaattggaaaaatcCGGTTTCCATGATACATTTAGAGTATCTAGAGATTTTCATGTTGCATCAATGATAAGAGATATTTAAAGCTCATCATAGTGACGTCCTAGGTAATAAGGGCTTTATGCGAACTCTTCAGCGTATTtttaaactttttttttttcattctttgGAATTATGTACTAAATAGAcataaaattattatacaGAATGGTTAAACGTTGAATTcataaattattaagatGCATGAAGAGACGTCTGTATTTCGGTTCACAAAATATACCCCATGAGTTTTGTGTATCATTTTAAACTTTCCAGTAGGTAAACGGCTGGCTTTAAGTAAATGCACGAAAATAAATGTAATAGATCATATAATCCCACCTAATACTTCCCATAACCACCACCTCCAGGCGTTTTGATAATAAGTCTATCTTTAGGTTTCGCAATAATGGTATTCTTACCTCCGATATTTACTACAGTTTCTTTGTCTCCTCttatccaaatattttcacCCCTTTTCCCATCTTGACCACCTTTTAGACCATGTGGTGCCGTAACTCTTCTCTCCGATAATACTGACGTAGTGACTTCTTGCCTAAACTCTATATCTCTAATGACACCATTGCCACCAGTAAATTTACCTAACCCACCTGATCCTTGTCTAATACTAAATTCCCTTAGAATTACTGGATATCTCCTTTCAAACACTTCTGTATCAGTCATACGTGTGTTTGTCATATTTGTATGGACTGCATCAGTACCATTCCAACCTTTACTTTCCCATGAATCACATCCAGCTCCAGAGCCGCCGCATATTGTTTCATAATATCCAAAACCACTAAAGGTTTCATTTGTTTGAGGATCTTTGAAAGAACTAGTACCAAAtgtaaaattattacaatcaCCTTGAGAATCAGCTTGGATATTTAAAGTTTTCAAGATTACATCTGTGACACGTTGTGATGTTAAAACATTACCACCTACTACAGCAGCATTAGTGTTAGGACTTAAAATTGACCCATCTGGAATCTTAATTGTAATTGGATCTAAACATCCTTGGTTTAATGGAATATCTTTCCCCACCAAACATCTTAAACAATAAAGAATTGCGGAATAAGTAATTGCTTTTGGTGCATTGGTATTACCGTATATTTGCGGTGAAGTCCCTgtaaaatcaaaaatatatttttcattagtGATATCCAATGTCactttcaattcaattcttgaTCCGTCATCCATATAATCCACACCTGAGTATTCATTAGAACCGAAATGTTGAACCAATTGACGCAACATCTCTTTAATTGTTTGAGAAGCATTTAATTGAATGGCCTGCATATATTTAAGTATCACCGGGTACTTAAATTCTTTCACTAGTGCGgcaattaattgaattcCCTTATTATTTGCTGCAATTTGTGCTTTCAAATCACTTAAATTATCTGAGATTCTTCTTGCACCTGAACAACCTGGGTGACTTGCAGGTTCagtaataaacaaatattcaactaaatcttcttgaaaaattccaTCCTTCATCAACAGTTCCGAATAGATTGCAGCTCCTTCTTCATATAGTTCTTTTGAATTAGGAGGGATAGAACCTGGTAGTATACCTCCAATATCTGCATGATGAGCTCTTGAGGCAACATAGAATAAAATGTTTccagaagatgaaaatgctGGAGAAATTACTGTAATATCGGGCAAATGTGTTCCGCCGATATCAGGATGATTTGTAATGATAACATCGCCTGGTTTCAATTTACCGTTCCAAAGTTTTGCTTGAGCTGCCACGCATGTAGACATAGATCCTAAATGAACTGGAACATGGGGTGCATTAGCAACAAGATTACCTTCAGGATCAAACAAAGCGCATGAAAAATCAAGTCTCTCCTTGACATTTGTGGAAACAGATGTTTTCCTTAGTTGTATACCCATTTGTTCAGCAATATCCATAAACCTATGACTAAAAATGGATAACAAAACCGGGTCAATGATTTcatcgttattatttttctcctTTAATGTTGATTTgtcaataatatttattagaatATGACTTTTTAAAATTGTTGCCTTTGCATTCGGGGGAATAAGGTTCGTCTGCGTCCCATCGGCTAGAATTGCTGGACCATCTACAGTTGTTCCGAGAggtaaattatcaattttaaatACAGGCGTTTCGATAAATCTATTTTGGAAGAAAACCTTTTGATAGAAACTAACATTCTTAGCATGATCAAGTTCGGTTAATTCATCTGTTTGTAAAAGTTGTGCTTCGGCAGAATCATCTTCTCTTACATATGAATTGCCCACTCCTCTTATTCTAATATCATCaactattatatttttgttggGGAAGGAAAATCCAAATTCTCTCTTATGATTTTCAGCAAACCATTGTTCAAAATCCCActtattctttctttgcCTTATCATCAACGGTGTTTCTGTTCCTTCATATCTAAggtttaaatatttttcaatacttatattttccttttgaaATCCTTGcttaattaattcattgGTGGATTTCTCAGTCAATTGTTCGAATTTTTGcttcaattcatttatgGTCGAACTTGAATTCAGAATCAAAGAACATGGTTCCTGTGTTTCTTCAACGACGTCTGCTAAATATATACCGTATGCAGATAAAACGGATGAATATCGGTGGGCAATAACTGTACTTATACCCAATGATTCAGCCACAGCGACGGCATGTTGACCACCAGCACCACCAAATGTAACTAAATTATGTTTAGAGACTGAATAACCTTTGGCCTCAGTAATTGCCCTAATTGGTCTTGCCATTGATTCATTTGCCACTTCAATAAATCCGTAAGCGACTTCTTCAGACGTCATTTCCAGatttaaatctttatttattttgagAGCTAActcattgaattttttagTTGGAGTTTCCAAATCTAAAGGTTGATCTTCATTTGGaccaaaaatatttggGAAGAATTGTGGTACTAATCTTCCTAGAACTAAATTAGCGTCAGTAATTGTTAAAGGTCCATTTTTACGATAAGCGGATGGACCAGGATCTGCTGCTGCTGAACCAGGACCCACTTTAAACAGACCATTTTCCCAAGTTAAGATTGAACTTCCACCAGCTGCCACAGTGTGGATATCCAATTGTGGCgattgaataataatacctGCAGTTGTAGTTTCAAAGACATGTTCTAATTTACCATCACCGAATCTACTAACGTCTGTAGAAGTACCACCCATATCAAAGCCAATCAATGGGACTTTACTTTTTCGATCAAAACACGTTCTTGAATAACCAACCACCCCACCTGCTGGACCAGAAAGGATTGATTTTAAACCAGAGAATTTCTCACCTTCTACAAGTCCACCATCTGATTGCATAAATTGGATACTTGTATTTTCCGAATTTACTAAGCCTTTAGAAATACTATCTAGATAGGATTTAATCACTGGAGTTAAATATGCATCAGCTACTGAGCTATGAGCTCTTGGTAAGAATTTAATCATTGGCGAAACTTCCGATGAAAGAGAAACATGAGTAAATCCGACTTCTTTTGCGATTCTACCGACTAATTTTTCATGATTTGGGTATGTGTATGAATGTAAAAATGCAATTCCAATAGATCTTATACCGGTATTATATATTGAGTTTAAAATCTTTTTTACATCTACTTCATTTGGTTTCTTTAAAATCCTTACAATTTCGCCACTTTCTCCCAATACAAGATTATTATCGCCCGCATGCACActtgattttttgaatGGAGATTGTTCAGTGAAATCTTCTAACGTAACtctttcatcaatttccaCCACAGTTTCATATAATGGTTtagatttcttaatattcaattcaaaaatcTTTGGCCTAGTTTGGTCCCCTATCAATAAAGCATCTTTAAATCCTTTGGTTGTAATGAATGCACAACGTTCACCTTTCCTTTCTAAAGCGCTATTTGTAGCCAAAGTGGTTCCCATTCTAATACTTGCCACATTAGAGATATCTAACGGCATACCTCTAGGAATCTTTTTATGttcaaatatttccaaTATCCTCCTAATACCTTCTAAGGGAGCATCAGGATAATTCTTAGGGTCtactgataataatttaaatatcACATCATCCTCTTGTTTACCGGATCCTTTATTACCTATAACATCTGTGAATGTACCACCTCTATCAATGGAGATTCTGAACTTACCACTTTGTTGTGGGTTTTCTATATGCATACTTTTATGATATACtggatgatttattaataaaagtATTTACCATATGTATCAATCAATAGTAACTAACTAGATGATAGTCATTGACTGATGGATGACACAGATCTGTGATTAATCTCTTCAATATTCTTAGTTTAGTTCCCTTATTGTCTTAGAGTACCTTTTTTCAACAGCACCTGCCTGTTATTCTTAGACCTATcctattgaaaatgttaaaCAAATATCGAATTTCATCCGATATAGTGTAACGGCTATCACATCACGCTTTCACCGTGGAGACCGGGGTTCGACTCCCCGTATCGGAGTAAGttttaacatttttttattcccCTTTGTGTCAATACCAGATGTAACTCTCTCGAAAAAGGTCTAGTTTCTGCTTAGAACAATGTTTCGTCtctgttttttttttctaaaagAATGATTATATGTACGAAATATGaatcttattatttagAGAGCACATTAATGCGAGCTATGGgttttaaaaatatcacCGAGTAAAGACTGTTGTTGATGTTCTGCTTGTTCCTCTTCACGATCGTCATCAacttcattatttcttgaagaTGGAACaatttcattgatattTGGATTTCCTAACATGTTTGATAATTCCTGAAGTTTCTTATTTAGTTGAAATTTgtcattatcatctttatcacTCATAGATTTTAAATAGTTCTCTTCATGCATctcattttgttgttgtttgttgttgccGCTCGcaccatcatcattccgttctaaatctttcaattccttCTTAATAATGTTTAGTTCCGATGATATACTTTCCTTCTTATTTTGTATAGCTGATATCTTGTTGCAAAGTTCATTATTTGCCAAATTGATATCAAAGATATCATCTAAATCATTTTCTATCATATCAGtcaatttttggaaaattttcaaatctaatTTATACATCattttcttaattttattGTGATCATTCATTTTAAAATCTTTGATAGCTTGCATGACTAAATTATCCTGAAAAAGgtttttaaataaatctttgaaGATGCCAATTGATGTCATTGACATATTTGACactaataattcatctatGTTTTTACAATCttgaaattggaaagatGATTCAAAGGGATTTGTGTTCttcttgttattatttagattttttcttttgtttggTGCTATACTTTTCTTATAATTATCAAATGCTGGTAAATAATGTGAATCACGAGTTAAATCTACATCAAAGTTATCAACATCACGGTTGTAATTATTAActtttttctctttaaGTGGGTTATGAGCATCGAATAATGGCTGAAATTGatgtttgtttattatacTTGGAGGGTCTTCAGGTATGTTATCTTcataaattgaaatatcaGTACCAACAGAAGGAAGTATCGcatcatttaattgaagaGATTCTTTtgttaatatattattctGAACATTGAGATCACTCTGTTGTGACAATTTCGATGGATTGTTTTGTTTAGATATTCGAAAATTAGAAGGGAGTggtaattttcttttcggCGTtctaataacaataatattatcCTCATCTACAGTTTTTCTTAAATGGGATCCTCGTTGTCGGAGTAAAAGTTTAATGTTT
Coding sequences within:
- the AME1 gene encoding Ame1p (similar to Saccharomyces cerevisiae AME1 (YBR211C); ancestral locus Anc_6.103) — its product is METETTSAAAAAAAAASVQTMEDNEEEEFPRLNYVWDMDTERNIKLLLRQRGSHLRKTVDEDNIIVIRTPKRKLPLPSNFRISKQNNPSKLSQQSDLNVQNNILTKESLQLNDAILPSVGTDISIYEDNIPEDPPSIINKHQFQPLFDAHNPLKEKKVNNYNRDVDNFDVDLTRDSHYLPAFDNYKKSIAPNKRKNLNNNKKNTNPFESSFQFQDCKNIDELLVSNMSMTSIGIFKDLFKNLFQDNLVMQAIKDFKMNDHNKIKKMMYKLDLKIFQKLTDMIENDLDDIFDINLANNELCNKISAIQNKKESISSELNIIKKELKDLERNDDGASGNNKQQQNEMHEENYLKSMSDKDDNDKFQLNKKLQELSNMLGNPNINEIVPSSRNNEVDDDREEEQAEHQQQSLLGDIFKTHSSH
- the OXP1 gene encoding 5-oxoprolinase — encoded protein: MHIENPQQSGKFRISIDRGGTFTDVIGNKGSGKQEDDVIFKLLSVDPKNYPDAPLEGIRRILEIFEHKKIPRGMPLDISNVASIRMGTTLATNSALERKGERCAFITTKGFKDALLIGDQTRPKIFELNIKKSKPLYETVVEIDERVTLEDFTEQSPFKKSSVHAGDNNLVLGESGEIVRILKKPNEVDVKKILNSIYNTGIRSIGIAFLHSYTYPNHEKLVGRIAKEVGFTHVSLSSEVSPMIKFLPRAHSSVADAYLTPVIKSYLDSISKGLVNSENTSIQFMQSDGGLVEGEKFSGLKSILSGPAGGVVGYSRTCFDRKSKVPLIGFDMGGTSTDVSRFGDGKLEHVFETTTAGIIIQSPQLDIHTVAAGGSSILTWENGLFKVGPGSAAADPGPSAYRKNGPLTITDANLVLGRLVPQFFPNIFGPNEDQPLDLETPTKKFNELALKINKDLNLEMTSEEVAYGFIEVANESMARPIRAITEAKGYSVSKHNLVTFGGAGGQHAVAVAESLGISTVIAHRYSSVLSAYGIYLADVVEETQEPCSLILNSSSTINELKQKFEQLTEKSTNELIKQGFQKENISIEKYLNLRYEGTETPLMIRQRKNKWDFEQWFAENHKREFGFSFPNKNIIVDDIRIRGVGNSYVREDDSAEAQLLQTDELTELDHAKNVSFYQKVFFQNRFIETPVFKIDNLPLGTTVDGPAILADGTQTNLIPPNAKATILKSHILINIIDKSTLKEKNNNDEIIDPVLLSIFSHRFMDIAEQMGIQLRKTSVSTNVKERLDFSCALFDPEGNLVANAPHVPVHLGSMSTCVAAQAKLWNGKLKPGDVIITNHPDIGGTHLPDITVISPAFSSSGNILFYVASRAHHADIGGILPGSIPPNSKELYEEGAAIYSELLMKDGIFQEDLVEYLFITEPASHPGCSGARRISDNLSDLKAQIAANNKGIQLIAALVKEFKYPVILKYMQAIQLNASQTIKEMLRQLVQHFGSNEYSGVDYMDDGSRIELKVTLDITNEKYIFDFTGTSPQIYGNTNAPKAITYSAILYCLRCLVGKDIPLNQGCLDPITIKIPDGSILSPNTNAAVVGGNVLTSQRVTDVILKTLNIQADSQGDCNNFTFGTSSFKDPQTNETFSGFGYYETICGGSGAGCDSWESKGWNGTDAVHTNMTNTRMTDTEVFERRYPVILREFSIRQGSGGLGKFTGGNGVIRDIEFRQEVTTSVLSERRVTAPHGLKGGQDGKRGENIWIRGDKETVVNIGGKNTIIAKPKDRLIIKTPGGGGYGKY